The Streptomyces aurantiacus genome includes a region encoding these proteins:
- a CDS encoding dTDP-4-dehydrorhamnose 3,5-epimerase family protein, with protein sequence MEPSSLEVSELALPGAFLLSPRPVGDEVVVRYETFRQDDVENVIGRPFAIRYSGLSVAQRLVLRGIHGTAGEDGRARLFDCVRGSTVHVVVDLRVGSPQYGRHEMVWLDHRNASRVFVSEGLGHAWLALEDDTVVACHSSRPHTPGVGYTVSALDPALALPWGLTEAPVMSDGDLAAPTAAEALAKGLLPAYEDCLALYGHLALTGD encoded by the coding sequence ATGGAACCCAGCAGCCTGGAAGTCAGCGAACTCGCTCTGCCGGGCGCGTTCCTGCTTTCGCCCCGGCCCGTTGGGGACGAGGTCGTGGTCCGCTACGAGACGTTCCGTCAGGACGACGTCGAGAACGTGATCGGACGGCCCTTCGCGATCCGGTACAGCGGCCTGTCCGTCGCGCAACGGCTGGTCCTGCGCGGCATCCACGGCACGGCCGGCGAGGACGGCCGTGCCCGGCTGTTCGACTGCGTGCGGGGCTCCACCGTGCACGTCGTGGTGGACCTGCGTGTCGGGTCCCCGCAGTACGGCCGGCACGAGATGGTCTGGCTGGACCACCGCAACGCCTCCAGGGTGTTCGTCTCCGAGGGCCTCGGCCACGCCTGGCTCGCGCTCGAGGACGACACGGTGGTGGCCTGTCACAGCTCCCGGCCCCACACGCCCGGCGTCGGCTACACGGTCAGCGCGCTCGACCCCGCGCTGGCCCTGCCGTGGGGGCTCACCGAGGCCCCGGTGATGTCCGACGGGGACCTGGCCGCGCCCACCGCGGCGGAGGCGCTGGCGAAAGGACTCCTGCCGGCGTACGAGGACTGCCTCGCGCTGTACGGCCACCTCGCGCTCACCGGCGACTGA
- a CDS encoding aldo/keto reductase, with translation MIYTQLGRTGLRVSRLALGTVNFGGRVEEPEAHRLMDHALERGINLVDTANIYGWRVHKGHTEEVIGRWLGKSPARRDEVVLTTKVGDPMSEGVNDRGLSARNIVASCEASLRRLGTDWIDVYQMHHLDRSVGWDEVWQAMDLLVAQGKVRYVGSSNFAGWDIAAAQAAAQRRNSLGLVTEQCVYNLVTRYTELEVIPAAQAYGLGLFVWSPLHGGLLGGVLRKMQTNSAVKSAQGRALEALDAQRDTIEAYEKLCAEHGLDPAVVGMAWTLSRPGVTGVVIGPRTEQHIEGALEALACELPQSVLSELDVLFPPVGRGGPAPDCWLT, from the coding sequence GTGATCTACACACAGCTGGGCCGTACCGGTCTGCGGGTCAGCAGGCTGGCCCTCGGCACCGTCAACTTCGGGGGCCGGGTGGAGGAGCCGGAGGCGCACCGCCTCATGGACCATGCCCTGGAGCGGGGCATCAATCTGGTCGACACCGCCAACATCTACGGCTGGCGCGTCCACAAGGGCCACACCGAAGAGGTCATCGGCCGATGGCTCGGCAAGAGCCCCGCCCGCCGCGACGAGGTCGTCCTGACCACCAAGGTCGGCGACCCGATGAGCGAGGGCGTCAACGACCGCGGCCTGTCGGCCCGCAACATCGTCGCCTCCTGCGAGGCATCGCTGAGGCGGCTGGGCACGGACTGGATCGACGTGTACCAGATGCACCACCTCGACCGGTCCGTGGGCTGGGACGAGGTCTGGCAGGCCATGGACCTCCTGGTCGCCCAGGGCAAGGTGCGCTACGTCGGTTCGTCCAACTTCGCCGGCTGGGACATCGCGGCCGCGCAGGCGGCCGCGCAGCGCAGGAACAGCCTGGGCCTGGTCACGGAGCAGTGCGTCTACAACCTGGTCACCCGCTATACGGAGCTCGAGGTGATTCCCGCGGCCCAGGCGTACGGTCTGGGGCTCTTCGTCTGGTCACCGCTGCACGGCGGCCTGCTCGGCGGCGTGCTCCGCAAGATGCAGACCAACTCCGCCGTCAAGTCCGCCCAAGGCCGTGCGCTGGAGGCCCTGGACGCCCAGCGCGACACCATCGAGGCCTACGAGAAACTCTGCGCCGAGCACGGCCTGGACCCGGCGGTGGTCGGCATGGCCTGGACGCTGTCCCGCCCCGGTGTGACGGGTGTGGTGATCGGGCCCCGGACGGAGCAGCACATCGAGGGCGCACTCGAAGCTCTGGCATGTGAACTGCCGCAGTCCGTGCTGAGCGAACTCGACGTACTCTTCCCGCCGGTCGGCCGAGGCGGCCCCGCCCCCGACTGCTGGTTGACCTGA
- a CDS encoding NAD-dependent epimerase/dehydratase family protein, whose translation MTVNPPLIVVLGAAGFVGSAVFRELARHPVRIRAVSRRKCPVPEDARAEIEVLRADLTEPGQMAVAVAGADVVIHALAYIAGASTWRIADGDPGAERVHVGLMQDLLDALGDRAGSQAPPAVLFTGSVTAAGSSDKEVLDGTEPDRPKGYYERLKLQAEQLLLAADTAGTVRGACLRLTTLYGYSAGSTARDKGIVSTMTRRAVAGEPLTMWHDGTVRRDLLHVDDVARAFWAATGCMEALAGKRWLIGTGQGAPLGDVFTTVSALVAQQTGKEPVPVVSVEPPQYAEVSDFRSVTVDSSAFRAATGWTPQVSLEEGLRLTTEFCSSGREAEVS comes from the coding sequence GTGACCGTGAACCCCCCGCTGATCGTGGTGCTGGGCGCCGCAGGCTTCGTCGGATCCGCCGTGTTCCGCGAACTGGCACGGCACCCGGTCCGGATACGGGCCGTCTCCCGCCGGAAGTGCCCGGTCCCCGAGGACGCCCGCGCCGAGATCGAGGTGCTCCGCGCGGATCTGACCGAGCCCGGCCAGATGGCCGTCGCCGTCGCCGGCGCCGACGTGGTCATCCACGCACTGGCGTACATCGCCGGGGCATCCACCTGGCGCATAGCCGACGGCGACCCGGGCGCCGAACGCGTCCACGTGGGCCTGATGCAGGACCTGCTGGACGCCCTCGGCGACCGAGCCGGTTCCCAGGCACCCCCGGCCGTCCTGTTCACCGGATCGGTCACGGCGGCCGGCTCGTCGGACAAGGAAGTCCTGGACGGCACCGAACCCGACCGGCCGAAGGGGTATTACGAACGGCTGAAACTCCAGGCGGAGCAACTGCTGCTGGCGGCCGACACCGCGGGAACGGTGCGTGGCGCCTGCCTGCGCCTGACCACCCTGTACGGCTACAGCGCCGGGTCCACCGCCCGGGACAAGGGCATCGTCTCCACGATGACGCGCCGCGCGGTGGCCGGCGAGCCCCTGACCATGTGGCACGACGGAACGGTCCGCCGGGACCTGCTCCACGTCGACGATGTCGCCCGCGCCTTCTGGGCCGCCACCGGCTGCATGGAGGCGCTCGCGGGAAAGCGCTGGCTGATCGGCACGGGCCAGGGGGCCCCGCTCGGGGACGTGTTCACCACGGTCTCCGCGCTGGTCGCCCAGCAGACGGGCAAGGAACCGGTGCCGGTGGTCTCCGTGGAGCCGCCGCAGTACGCCGAGGTCAGCGACTTCCGGAGCGTGACCGTCGACTCCTCCGCCTTCCGGGCCGCCACCGGCTGGACACCGCAGGTGTCCCTCGAGGAGGGCCTGCGCCTGACGACGGAGTTCTGCTCCAGCGGCCGGGAGGCCGAGGTGTCCTGA
- a CDS encoding acyltransferase family protein yields MATDQVLSGSPPAGKSSPGAAQAAEPKRAPISRLPSLTGLRFLAALSVFVYHASIPIPSLRLLADDRTEFQLFRWFDPAGGLGVSFFFVLSGFVLTWSARDKDTTTGFWRRRFVKVYPNYVIAWVLAMVLFASDFTSTRIAITNLFMVQVWTPEYYTNFSVDPPSWSLGVEAVFYLSFPLLLAVLRRIDPRHLKYWITGAIAAVWATPALAYAAFPKTPLVPSGQDLPATAYWFNYVLPPVRMVDFALGILVALAVKHGRWRNIGMIPSFVLLAGGYWLTYHVPALYGQRATMIIPIVLLIAAAATADIEGRFTLFRNRTMIWLGEISFAFYLLHYIVLAWLRKQLGTEMYSNTVGISLLVGAAVGTVVLSWLLHRLVEVPLVRRFSRSRRTARAKADA; encoded by the coding sequence ATGGCCACTGACCAAGTACTGTCCGGCTCCCCGCCGGCCGGAAAAAGCAGTCCGGGTGCCGCTCAGGCCGCCGAGCCGAAGCGTGCCCCGATCTCCCGGCTGCCGTCCCTGACCGGCCTGCGGTTCCTCGCCGCACTGTCCGTGTTCGTCTACCACGCCTCCATCCCGATACCGTCGCTGCGGCTGCTGGCCGACGACCGTACCGAGTTCCAGCTGTTCCGCTGGTTCGACCCGGCCGGCGGGCTCGGGGTGTCGTTCTTCTTCGTGCTCAGCGGCTTCGTCCTGACCTGGTCGGCGCGGGACAAGGACACCACGACGGGGTTCTGGCGGCGCAGGTTCGTCAAGGTCTACCCGAACTACGTCATCGCCTGGGTCCTTGCGATGGTGCTGTTCGCCAGTGACTTCACCTCCACCCGGATCGCCATCACCAACCTCTTCATGGTCCAGGTGTGGACGCCCGAGTACTACACCAACTTCAGTGTGGACCCGCCGAGTTGGTCGCTGGGCGTGGAGGCGGTCTTCTACCTGAGCTTCCCGCTGCTGCTGGCCGTCCTGCGGCGCATCGACCCCCGCCACCTGAAGTACTGGATCACCGGGGCGATCGCCGCGGTGTGGGCCACCCCGGCGCTGGCGTACGCGGCGTTCCCCAAGACCCCGCTGGTGCCCAGCGGCCAGGACCTCCCCGCCACCGCGTACTGGTTCAACTATGTGCTGCCCCCGGTCCGCATGGTCGACTTCGCCCTCGGCATCCTGGTCGCCCTCGCGGTCAAGCACGGGCGCTGGCGCAACATCGGCATGATCCCGTCGTTCGTGCTGCTGGCCGGCGGGTACTGGCTCACCTACCACGTGCCCGCCCTCTACGGGCAGCGCGCCACCATGATCATCCCGATCGTGCTGCTGATCGCGGCCGCGGCGACCGCGGACATCGAGGGCCGCTTCACCCTGTTCCGCAACCGCACGATGATCTGGCTGGGCGAGATCTCCTTCGCCTTCTACCTGCTGCACTACATCGTGCTGGCCTGGCTGCGCAAGCAACTCGGCACGGAGATGTACTCCAACACGGTGGGCATCTCCCTGCTGGTCGGCGCGGCCGTCGGCACGGTGGTGCTGTCCTGGCTGCTCCACCGGCTGGTCGAGGTCCCGCTCGTACGCCGGTTCAGCCGCTCGCGGCGCACGGCACGTGCGAAGGCGGACGCCTGA
- a CDS encoding AfsR/SARP family transcriptional regulator, whose product MRVFVLGSLDAELKGVPILPTAAKPRQILALLAIYANQVLPVSALMEEIWGDAPPRSALTTLQTYILQLRRCMEKALDGEPGGSKELLLTRHGGYLLHTEPGSIDAHEHDRLSALGQRAFDRGEHQQAADLFREALGLWRGPALVDVRTGPLLAIEAMRLEESRLGLLERRIDVELRLGRHAELLTELTTLTARHPLHEGLHAQSMVAFYRAGRPSASLDVFQNLRTRLVEELGIEPSQRLQYLQRAVLGSDPALDADAGTGRVLDRFAR is encoded by the coding sequence ATGCGAGTCTTCGTTCTGGGGTCGTTGGACGCCGAGCTGAAGGGCGTTCCGATCCTGCCCACAGCGGCGAAGCCGCGGCAGATCCTGGCACTGCTTGCCATCTACGCGAACCAGGTGCTGCCGGTTTCCGCACTGATGGAGGAGATCTGGGGTGACGCCCCGCCGCGCAGCGCGCTCACCACGCTGCAGACCTACATCCTCCAGCTCCGGCGCTGCATGGAGAAGGCGCTGGACGGAGAGCCCGGCGGCTCCAAGGAACTGCTGCTGACCCGGCACGGGGGCTATCTCCTGCACACCGAGCCGGGCAGCATCGACGCGCACGAGCACGACCGGCTGTCCGCCCTCGGCCAGCGCGCCTTCGACCGCGGTGAGCACCAGCAGGCCGCGGACCTGTTCAGGGAGGCCCTCGGCCTGTGGCGGGGCCCGGCCCTGGTCGACGTACGCACCGGGCCGCTGCTCGCGATCGAGGCGATGCGGCTGGAGGAGAGCCGTCTTGGTCTGCTGGAGCGGCGCATCGACGTCGAGCTCCGGCTCGGCCGTCACGCCGAACTGCTCACCGAGCTCACCACGCTCACCGCCCGGCACCCGCTGCACGAGGGCCTGCACGCCCAGTCCATGGTGGCCTTCTACCGGGCAGGGCGCCCCTCCGCGTCGCTCGATGTCTTCCAGAATCTGCGGACCCGTCTCGTGGAGGAGCTGGGCATCGAGCCGTCACAGCGGCTGCAGTATCTGCAGCGGGCGGTGCTCGGAAGCGATCCGGCACTGGACGCCGACGCCGGGACGGGGCGGGTGCTGGACCGCTTCGCCAGGTGA
- a CDS encoding FAD-dependent monooxygenase, giving the protein MSAPTPRPIRRVLIAGGGIGGIATALALQQQGIDAVVFERAPALRDGGAGLHIWTNGMLALAHLGVADQVAAIAPAQSECHFATSTGRPIGMWPVGQFVERYGQPTVAIGRSDLHGILRDAVRAPVVTDAEVTGYTEHLDGVSLHFADGTSEDGDLLIGADGVRSAVRAQLLGPQPPDYTGYIAWRGHAEMSPGQFPPGTFKALFGPGTRFTYYDIAPGVMHWMSVADGPAGGRDEGTPEQTLDMLRARHAGWSGPVRQILDATVPESILRGDVWDRKPDAVWGRGRVTLLGDAAHAMSFNIGQGACQAIEDGLVLAGHLVSPGVTVHQALRAYEAERQERTRPMQLLAHRIGVLGSLHNPAAVWLRDRVMGLTWNKTFQSTERDHVAYGTRWNSAAATAA; this is encoded by the coding sequence ATGTCCGCCCCAACGCCTCGCCCCATACGCCGCGTTCTCATCGCCGGCGGCGGGATCGGCGGCATCGCCACCGCCCTGGCCCTGCAGCAGCAGGGCATCGACGCCGTCGTCTTCGAACGCGCGCCCGCCCTGCGCGACGGCGGCGCCGGACTGCACATCTGGACCAACGGCATGCTCGCCCTGGCCCATCTGGGCGTCGCCGACCAGGTCGCCGCGATCGCCCCCGCCCAGTCCGAGTGCCACTTCGCGACCTCGACCGGCCGGCCCATCGGCATGTGGCCGGTGGGCCAGTTCGTCGAGCGCTACGGGCAGCCCACGGTCGCCATCGGCCGCTCGGACCTGCACGGCATCCTGCGTGACGCCGTGCGCGCGCCCGTCGTCACCGACGCCGAGGTCACCGGCTACACCGAACACCTCGACGGGGTGAGCCTCCACTTCGCCGACGGCACCTCCGAGGACGGCGACCTGCTGATCGGCGCCGACGGCGTCCGCTCCGCCGTCCGCGCCCAGCTGCTCGGCCCCCAGCCTCCCGACTACACCGGCTACATCGCCTGGCGCGGCCACGCCGAGATGAGCCCCGGCCAGTTCCCGCCCGGCACCTTCAAGGCCCTGTTCGGGCCGGGGACCCGCTTCACGTACTACGACATCGCCCCCGGCGTCATGCACTGGATGAGCGTCGCCGACGGCCCCGCCGGCGGCCGCGACGAGGGCACGCCCGAGCAGACCCTGGACATGCTGCGCGCCCGGCACGCCGGCTGGAGCGGCCCGGTGCGGCAGATCCTGGACGCCACCGTGCCGGAGAGCATCCTGCGCGGCGACGTCTGGGACCGCAAACCCGACGCCGTCTGGGGACGGGGCCGGGTCACCCTCCTGGGCGACGCCGCGCACGCCATGAGCTTCAACATCGGGCAGGGCGCCTGCCAGGCCATCGAGGACGGCCTCGTCCTGGCCGGACACCTCGTCTCGCCCGGTGTCACCGTCCACCAGGCCCTGCGCGCCTACGAGGCCGAGCGCCAGGAGCGCACCCGCCCCATGCAGCTGCTGGCCCACCGCATCGGTGTGCTCGGCTCCCTGCACAACCCGGCCGCCGTCTGGCTGCGCGACCGGGTGATGGGACTCACCTGGAACAAGACCTTCCAGTCCACCGAACGTGACCACGTCGCCTACGGCACGCGGTGGAACTCCGCCGCCGCCACCGCAGCCTGA
- a CDS encoding glycosyltransferase yields MRVLFSAGLGMSAALRLVLLARELQAAGHEVRFSCPARARHRVVRAGLVPVLAAPRQFSRAWRPDLVIHDPLCPDSAAMAAESGVPTVGYLPYAHPPLSPLPAVWIDPCPPLLRERPEPGAWPVRCDAYELPGQPEPWLTELSLIPRVCITGVPTGNRPEDRRRAQLFRRVAEGVESLGLQLLVLTGDDHPWSVVLQGSVVVVHGGDEGIVYAAARFGVSQLVLPAGEAEQRAGKRLEQAGIGRCLTGDELAGTPSMLRLRFHIAELVNGGRVLPAAAQLGQAIARMPPPAELVPGIEALVR; encoded by the coding sequence GTGCGTGTGCTCTTCTCGGCGGGCCTCGGCATGTCGGCGGCACTGCGCCTGGTGCTGCTCGCGAGGGAACTGCAGGCGGCCGGGCACGAGGTCCGTTTCTCCTGTCCGGCCCGGGCCCGCCACCGTGTGGTCCGGGCCGGCCTCGTCCCGGTGCTGGCCGCTCCGAGGCAGTTCAGCCGGGCCTGGCGGCCCGACCTGGTGATCCATGATCCGCTGTGCCCCGACTCCGCTGCCATGGCGGCCGAGTCCGGGGTGCCGACCGTCGGCTATCTTCCCTATGCGCACCCGCCGTTGTCGCCGCTGCCGGCCGTCTGGATCGACCCCTGCCCGCCGCTGCTGCGGGAACGGCCGGAGCCCGGCGCCTGGCCCGTGCGCTGCGACGCCTACGAACTGCCCGGACAGCCGGAGCCCTGGCTCACCGAGCTGTCGCTGATTCCGCGCGTCTGTATCACCGGGGTGCCGACCGGGAACCGGCCCGAGGACCGGCGCCGCGCACAGCTCTTCCGCCGTGTCGCCGAGGGTGTCGAAAGCCTGGGCCTGCAACTCCTCGTACTGACAGGCGACGACCACCCCTGGAGCGTGGTGCTGCAGGGCAGCGTCGTCGTCGTGCACGGCGGGGACGAAGGGATCGTGTACGCGGCCGCCCGGTTCGGAGTCTCCCAGCTGGTGCTGCCGGCGGGGGAGGCGGAGCAGCGGGCGGGCAAGCGCCTGGAGCAGGCGGGCATCGGCCGCTGCCTGACCGGCGACGAACTGGCGGGCACCCCCAGCATGCTGCGGCTGCGTTTCCACATCGCCGAGCTGGTCAACGGGGGCCGTGTGCTGCCCGCGGCCGCGCAACTGGGCCAGGCCATCGCCCGTATGCCACCGCCCGCCGAACTCGTCCCGGGTATCGAGGCCCTGGTGCGCTGA
- a CDS encoding ester cyclase — protein MTTAATTNLARTLWESAEERNKATIRRVFTEFVNQGDASVVDELYRPDIVDHAGLPGAPEGAEGVKYTIAGLREAFPDFHVTIEDISAHEDLVVIHNTWRGTHRGELLGIAPTGRSFLSVGIVIWRFDEEGRIAERFEHGVSSNMFAALGMRMLAPRKGRRPTVEGTRSVTRTVPLRPGKPLAWHRLTAELQGPRRREYEASRRRLGITSEVLRIDPRPDQDHVIVHFETADPERTRKRWTESQHPFDQWLREQILDIHGEDPWAGTTPYESAGHAWTAPPRLTPDRPDGSR, from the coding sequence GTGACCACTGCGGCCACCACCAACCTGGCGCGAACACTGTGGGAAAGCGCCGAGGAACGAAACAAGGCGACCATCCGGCGCGTCTTCACCGAGTTCGTCAACCAGGGCGACGCCTCGGTCGTGGACGAGCTCTACCGCCCGGACATCGTCGACCACGCGGGCCTGCCCGGCGCGCCCGAGGGCGCCGAGGGCGTGAAGTACACCATCGCCGGGCTGCGTGAGGCGTTCCCCGACTTCCACGTCACCATCGAGGACATCAGCGCCCACGAAGACCTGGTCGTCATCCACAACACCTGGCGCGGCACCCACCGGGGCGAACTGCTCGGCATCGCGCCCACCGGCCGTTCGTTCCTGTCCGTCGGCATCGTCATCTGGCGCTTCGACGAGGAGGGCAGGATCGCCGAACGCTTCGAGCACGGCGTGTCGTCCAACATGTTCGCCGCGCTCGGCATGCGCATGCTGGCGCCGCGCAAGGGCCGCCGGCCCACCGTGGAAGGGACCCGGTCCGTGACCCGGACCGTGCCGCTCAGGCCCGGCAAGCCGCTGGCCTGGCACCGGCTCACCGCCGAGCTGCAGGGGCCGCGCCGGCGCGAGTACGAGGCGTCCCGGCGACGGCTGGGCATCACCAGCGAGGTGCTGCGCATCGACCCGCGGCCCGACCAGGACCACGTGATCGTGCACTTCGAGACCGCGGACCCGGAGCGGACCAGGAAGCGCTGGACGGAGTCGCAGCACCCCTTCGACCAGTGGCTGCGCGAGCAGATCCTCGACATCCACGGCGAGGACCCCTGGGCCGGGACCACCCCCTACGAGTCGGCCGGTCACGCCTGGACGGCGCCGCCGCGGCTCACCCCGGACCGGCCGGACGGATCCCGCTGA